The Arachis hypogaea cultivar Tifrunner chromosome 19, arahy.Tifrunner.gnm2.J5K5, whole genome shotgun sequence genome has a window encoding:
- the LOC112775299 gene encoding pentatricopeptide repeat-containing protein At1g32415, mitochondrial isoform X1, with the protein MRASTLRYFPLSNVTRNHNLHYHSQPFNHALPFFRTKGPTLEFNDTLLLRYLSNGWHHEARDLLYKSSRGHPHARIVHWTSLLTKYSRDGFIREARMLFNIMPHRNIVTYNAMLSGYLQSGMLDEASWFFEHMPKRNVISWTAMLGGLADAGRIGDAWRLFDEMPEKNVISWNSMVAGLVKNGEWDKARMVFEQAPEKNVASWNGMIAGYVEKGRMHEARALFEEMGCRNVVSWTSMISGYCRVGNVDEAYSLFQTMSEKNVVSWTAMIGGFTWNGLCAEALSLFLEMRHSNAIPNSETFISLAYACAGLGFPTLGKQLHAYIIVNGCKLDDYDGRLQRSLIRMYSAFGLMDSAQSLLESDVNNCDEQSFNSMINGYIQAGELEKAEDLFHRLPIKNRIASTCMIAGYLSAGKVLKACNLFNNMVDKDSLAWTSMIYGYVENELIAEAIDLFAEMMADGVMPINSTFSVLFGAIGSVAYLEQGRQLHAIQLKTIYDYDLILENSLISMYAKCGEIEDAYRIFSSMYYRDKISWNIMIMGFGDHGRASEALKEYEIMHEYGINPDGVTFLGVLTACAHAGLVDKGLELFRAMVDVHGIQPGLEHCISMINLLGRAGKVKDAEEFVLGLPIEPNYAIWGALLAVCGLGKTDVDVARHAAKRLLELDPLNIPGHVALCNVYAAKACHIEGASLRKEMRLKGMRKRPGCSWILVKGRVHVFSSGDRLEQQGDTSVF; encoded by the coding sequence ATGCGTGCCTCTACTCTCAGATACTTCCCTCTTTCAAATGTCACTCGCAATCACAATCTTCACTACCATTCTCAACCCTTTAATCATGCTTTGCCTTTTTTCAGAACCAAAGGCCCAACACTCGAATTCAATGATACTTTGCTCCTCCGTTACCTCTCCAATGGCTGGCACCATGAAGCACGAGATCTACTTTACAAGTCCTCTCGAGGCCACCCCCATGCTCGTATTGTTCATTGGACTTCCCTGCTCACAAAGTACTCGCGAGACGGTTTCATCCGTGAAGCTCGAATGCTGTTCAATATAATGCCGCACAGAAACATAGTCACTTATAACGCGATGTTGTCTGGGTACCTGCAATCTGGCATGCTTgatgaggcttcatggttctttgAGCATATGCCGAAGAGGAATGTTATTTCCTGGACTGCTATGCTTGGTGGGTTGGCAGATGCAGGGAGGATTGGAGATGCTTGGAggctgtttgatgaaatgccggAGAAGAATGTGATCTCTTGGAATTCGATGGTGGCAGGGTTGGTAAAGAATGGGGAGTGGGACAAAGCAAGGATGGTTTTTGAACAGGCCCCAGAAAAAAATGTGGCTTCTTGGAATGGTATGATCGCGGGTTATGTGGAAAAAGGTAGAATGCATGAAGCAAGAGCGTTGTTTGAGGAGATGGGGTGTAGGAATGTGGTTAGTTGGACAAGCATGATTTCTGGTTACTGTAGGGTAGGCAATGTGGATGAAGCTTATAGTTTGTTCCAGACCATGTCGGAGAAAAATGTAGTTTCTTGGACAGCCATGATTGGTGGGTTTACCTGGAATGGCTTGTGTGCAGAGGCATTATCGCTTTTTCTTGAGATGAGACACTCTAATGCAATACCGAACAGTGAGACCTTTATTTCTTTGGCCTATGCATGTGCAGGTTTAGGTTTTCCTACTCTTGGCAAGCAGTTACATGCTTATATAATTGTCAATGGTTGTAAGCTTGATGATTATGATGGCAGGCTACAAAGAAGTCTCATTCGGATGTACTCTGCATTTGGTCTTATGGACTCAGCTCAAAGTCTACTAGAAAGTGATGTGAATAACTGTGATGAACAATCATTTAATTCTATGATAAATGGTTACATTCAGGCTGGTGAGTTAGAAAAAGCTGAAGATTTGTTTCACAGACTACCCATCAAAAACAGAATTGCAAGCACATGCATGATTGCTGGCTATCTTAGTGCTGGGAAAGTATTAAAGGCATGCAACCTCTTTAATAACATGGTTGACAAGGATTCCCTTGCATGGACTTCAATGATTTATGGGTATGTTGAAAATGAGTTGATTGCCGAAGCCATCGACTTGTTTGCTGAAATGATGGCTGATGGTGTTATGCCAATAAATTCTACATTCTCTGTTCTTTTCGGTGCCATTGGTTCAGTTGCATATCTTGAACAGGGGCGCCAATTACATGCCATCCAGTTGAAGACCATATATGACTATGATTTGATTCTTGAGAACTCTCTTATATCAATGTATGCAAAATGTGGAGAGATAGAGGATGCATATAGGATATTCTCTAGCATGTACTACCGGGACAAAATTTCTTGGAACATAATGATTATGGGCTTTGGAGATCATGGGAGGGCTAGTGAGGCTTTAAAGGAGTATGAAATCATGCATGAATATGGTATTAACCCAGATGGTGTTACTTTTCTAGGTGTCTTGACAGCATGTGCTCATGCTGGTCTTGTTGATAAAGGGTTGGAGTTATTTCGTGCCATGGTTGATGTTCATGGAATACAACCTGGTCTTGAGCATTGCATTAGTATGATCAATCTTCTGGGACGAGCAGGAAAGGTTAAGGATGCAGAGGAGTTTGTCTTGGGGCTTCCTATAGAACCAAATTATGCCATTTGGGGGGCATTGCTTGCGGTTTGCGGTTTGGGTAAAACAGATGTGGATGTTGCTAGGCATGCTGCAAAGCGACTGCTTGAGTTGGATCCTCTAAATATCCCAGGCCATGTTGCTCTCTGTAATGTATATGCTGCAAAAGCTTGCCACATTGAGGGGGCAAGTTTGAGAAAAGAAATGAGGTTGAAAGGCATGAGGAAGAGACCTGGGTGTAGTTGGATTTTAGTGAAGGGTAGAGTTCATGTTTTCTCATCGGGAGATAGACTGGAACAACAAGGAGATACGAGTGTGTTTTAG
- the LOC112777769 gene encoding protein HEADING DATE 3B-like: MMKGAMIDEGKEIIPMFPRLHVKDAEKGGGPKAPPRNKMAIYQQFNINMHMPSQNYASGSSTSLFPLHLRSFTPPSISPYPDDFINTRCFLKTFDGEYAGSAHEGNSGCNLKQNDKDEDKLPLKSLNSFREKVNSLVTIELNSTQYEKNEREEEVSQKSQEDEEKTYRHYNGLNKPRLECKLGMDISPNDVLGVIGEKQFWKARTTIINQQRIFLIQLSELHRLIEVQKTIARSPHLLLEDIHVLNRTLPKPSPFKRLQSDYVADQSPAGKLANHSENIAIGGKIPLPPPCINNISKGHFNNHGHYIGKPTLLTSLDSMNTKNTLGCVYPTSQGNQWLVPVMSPLEGLVYKPIIGPCPPNPSLITPIYGPYSPQHVQEVPTLPPTNSHQRIGSLSDSFSPPMMHPSIEHPNNNNNNNNINNGHESHHYSSSLGEVNSSILYKSPSSNIITNYHTSQIMPRTTNNVRKDKDRSTTSSRSSSPCKKMKGDVLPLFPVAPTFLASNNVDHHHHHQAKVIKALPHNPKSATESAARIFRSIQEERKYL; the protein is encoded by the exons ATGATGAAAGGGGCAATGATTGATGAAGGAAAAGAAATAATTCCAATGTTCCCAAGATTGCATGTTAAAGATGCTGAAAAAGGAGGAGGGCCTAAAGCACCACCAAGGAATAAGATGGCTATCTATCAACAATTCAACATTAATATGCATATGCCTTCTCAAAATTATGCCTCAGGATCATCAACATCCTTGTTTCCTCTCCATCTTAGAAGCTTCACACCTCCTTCAATATCTCCCTAT CCAGATGATTTCATCAACACTAGGTGTTTTCTGAAAACATTTGATGGTGAATATGCTGGTTCTGCCCATGAGGGAAATTCAGGTTGTAACCTTAAGCAAAATGACAAGGATGAAGACAAACTTCCACTTAAAAGTCTCAATTCATTTAGAGAGAAGGTGAATTCACTTGTGACAATAGAACTGAATTCCACACAATATGAGAAAaacgaaagagaagaagaagtgtcTCAAAAGTcacaagaagatgaagagaagacaTATAGACATTATAATGGCTTAAATAAACCAAGGTTGGAATGTAAATTGGGCATGGATATTTCCCCAAATGATGTTCTAGGAGTTATAGGTGAAAAGCAATTTTGGAAAGCAAGAACAACTATAATCAA TCAACAAAGAATCTTCCTCATACAACTGTCTGAGTTGCATAGGCTCATAGAG GTACAAAAAACAATTGCTAGATCACCCCATCTATTGCTTGAAGATATCCATGTCTTGAACAGAACACTACCAAAACCATCACCATTCAAGAGGTTACAATCTGATTATGTCGCCGATCAATCGCCGGCCGGTAAACTCGCCAATCATTCCGAAAACATTGCAATTGGTGGCAAGATTCCCCTTCCTCCTCCTTGTATCAACAACATAAGCAAAGGTCATTTTAATAACCATGGACATTATATAGGAAAGCCTACATTATTAACCTCTCTAGATTCAATGAATACCAAAAATACCCTAGGTTGTGTGTACCCTACTTCACAAGGAAACCAATGGTTAGTTCCTGTTATGTCCCCATTAGAAGGCCTTGTATATAAGCCAATCATAGGGCCATGCCCTCCAAATCCAAGTCTCATAACACCAATATATGGTCCTTATAGTCCTCAGCATGTTCAAGAAGTACCAACTCTTCCCCCCACAAattctcaccaaagaattggatccCTCTCTGACTCTTTTTCACCACCAATGATGCATCCATCTATTGAGCaccccaataataataataataacaataacattaATAATGGTCATGAAAGTCaccattattcatcatcacttggAGAAGTGAATTCCTCCATATTGTACAAAAGCCCATCATCTAACATTATTACCAATTACCATACAAGTCAAATAATGCCAAGAACTACCAACAATgttagaaaagataaagatagaagcACAACAAGTAGTAGGAGTAGTAGTCCTTGCAAGAAAATGAAAGGTGATGTACTTCCTTTGTTCCCTGTGGCACCAACATTTTTGGCATCAAATAAtgttgatcatcatcatcatcaccaggCAAAAGTTATCAAAGCATTGCCTCACAATCCAAAATCAGCAACTGAATCAGCTGCAAGGATATTTAGATCAATACAAGAAGAAAGGAAATATTTGTAG
- the LOC112775597 gene encoding rho-N domain-containing protein 1, chloroplastic: MLEGMYLPCSGVSGRTIALYPPASSLGHYRIHSYVKIRGLKCASLKTSFVCEARRNPDFSRQNRSGYSRSRNKNNEGRDGFESFEEDMLSLKNGPLVSLSASGKSQTTSAPGPREKEIVELFKKVQARLRERAANKEEKKVETSQGKSKENGTVDSLLKLLKKHSVEQVKRSSGGSKGRDHSAEQVQESSQYSRGRSNKFSDLDSAPRHESQEANSSSVTRPRSNFQRRSPVPRVKYQPVSYNEDVTNVEPLSSRLGENIRDQLGLKHDDEPEIDSETDIDHEPEPDLDPKNELFFPDIGIADMSNDDSHDHEQTEEIDHDEHMEEEEEELAVHHEDLSAMKLVDLRALAKSRGLKGFSKMKKVELLDLLTGN; the protein is encoded by the coding sequence ATGCTAGAAGGAATGTATCTCCCGTGTTCGGGAGTTTCTGGAAGAACAATTGCTCTATATCCTCCTGCCTCATCTCTAGGTCATTACAGAATTCATTCATATGTAAAAATTAGGGGGCTAAAGTGTGCTTCTTTGAAAACATCTTTTGTGTGCGAAGCAAGGAGAAACCCCGACTTCTCCAGGCAAAACAGGTCTGGCTACTCCAGAAGCAGGAACAAGAACAATGAAGGGAGAGATGGCTTTGAGAGCTTTGAGGAAGACATGTTGTCTTTGAAAAATGGACCTTTGGTATCACTTTCTGCCTCAGGTAAATCGCAGACCACATCGGCTCCTGGTCCTAGAGAGAAGGAGATTGTTGAACTATTCAAGAAGGTGCAGGCGAGGCTGCGTGAGAGAGCTGCcaataaagaagaaaagaaggttgaAACCTCACAAGggaaaagtaaagagaatggtaCCGTGGATTCGCTCCTCAAACTACTGAAGAAACACTCGGTTGAGCAAGTAAAAAGAAGCAGTGGAGGAAGTAAAGGAAGAGATCACAGTGCGGAACAGGTTCAAGAAAGTAGCCAATATAGTAGAGGGCGAAGTAATAAATTTTCAGATTTGGATAGTGCTCCAAGGCACGAATCCCAAGAAGCAAACTCCTCCTCTGTCACTAGGCCAAGGTCAAATTTCCAACGAAGATCCCCTGTTCCTCGCGTAAAATACCAGCCTGTCTCTTACAATGAGGATGTTACGAATGTGGAGCCACTAAGTAGTAGGCTTGGAGAGAACATTCGGGATCAGCTAGGTCTGAAGCATGATGATGAACCGGAGATTGATTCTGAAACAGATATTGATCATGAGCCAGAGCCTGATCTTGATCCAAAGAATGAGTTGTTCTTCCCAGATATTGGCATTGCTGACATGTCAAACGATGATTCTCATGACCATGAACAAACCGAAGAAATCGATCATGATGAGCacatggaggaggaggaggaggagctaGCTGTTCACCACGAGGATTTGAGCGCGATGAAGCTTGTGGATTTGAGGGCACTCGCTAAATCTCGCGGTCTAAAAGGGTTCTCAAAGATGAAGAAAGTGGAGCTCTTGGATTTACTAACTGGGAACTGA
- the LOC112775299 gene encoding pentatricopeptide repeat-containing protein At1g32415, mitochondrial isoform X2 produces the protein MLFNIMPHRNIVTYNAMLSGYLQSGMLDEASWFFEHMPKRNVISWTAMLGGLADAGRIGDAWRLFDEMPEKNVISWNSMVAGLVKNGEWDKARMVFEQAPEKNVASWNGMIAGYVEKGRMHEARALFEEMGCRNVVSWTSMISGYCRVGNVDEAYSLFQTMSEKNVVSWTAMIGGFTWNGLCAEALSLFLEMRHSNAIPNSETFISLAYACAGLGFPTLGKQLHAYIIVNGCKLDDYDGRLQRSLIRMYSAFGLMDSAQSLLESDVNNCDEQSFNSMINGYIQAGELEKAEDLFHRLPIKNRIASTCMIAGYLSAGKVLKACNLFNNMVDKDSLAWTSMIYGYVENELIAEAIDLFAEMMADGVMPINSTFSVLFGAIGSVAYLEQGRQLHAIQLKTIYDYDLILENSLISMYAKCGEIEDAYRIFSSMYYRDKISWNIMIMGFGDHGRASEALKEYEIMHEYGINPDGVTFLGVLTACAHAGLVDKGLELFRAMVDVHGIQPGLEHCISMINLLGRAGKVKDAEEFVLGLPIEPNYAIWGALLAVCGLGKTDVDVARHAAKRLLELDPLNIPGHVALCNVYAAKACHIEGASLRKEMRLKGMRKRPGCSWILVKGRVHVFSSGDRLEQQGDTSVF, from the coding sequence ATGCTGTTCAATATAATGCCGCACAGAAACATAGTCACTTATAACGCGATGTTGTCTGGGTACCTGCAATCTGGCATGCTTgatgaggcttcatggttctttgAGCATATGCCGAAGAGGAATGTTATTTCCTGGACTGCTATGCTTGGTGGGTTGGCAGATGCAGGGAGGATTGGAGATGCTTGGAggctgtttgatgaaatgccggAGAAGAATGTGATCTCTTGGAATTCGATGGTGGCAGGGTTGGTAAAGAATGGGGAGTGGGACAAAGCAAGGATGGTTTTTGAACAGGCCCCAGAAAAAAATGTGGCTTCTTGGAATGGTATGATCGCGGGTTATGTGGAAAAAGGTAGAATGCATGAAGCAAGAGCGTTGTTTGAGGAGATGGGGTGTAGGAATGTGGTTAGTTGGACAAGCATGATTTCTGGTTACTGTAGGGTAGGCAATGTGGATGAAGCTTATAGTTTGTTCCAGACCATGTCGGAGAAAAATGTAGTTTCTTGGACAGCCATGATTGGTGGGTTTACCTGGAATGGCTTGTGTGCAGAGGCATTATCGCTTTTTCTTGAGATGAGACACTCTAATGCAATACCGAACAGTGAGACCTTTATTTCTTTGGCCTATGCATGTGCAGGTTTAGGTTTTCCTACTCTTGGCAAGCAGTTACATGCTTATATAATTGTCAATGGTTGTAAGCTTGATGATTATGATGGCAGGCTACAAAGAAGTCTCATTCGGATGTACTCTGCATTTGGTCTTATGGACTCAGCTCAAAGTCTACTAGAAAGTGATGTGAATAACTGTGATGAACAATCATTTAATTCTATGATAAATGGTTACATTCAGGCTGGTGAGTTAGAAAAAGCTGAAGATTTGTTTCACAGACTACCCATCAAAAACAGAATTGCAAGCACATGCATGATTGCTGGCTATCTTAGTGCTGGGAAAGTATTAAAGGCATGCAACCTCTTTAATAACATGGTTGACAAGGATTCCCTTGCATGGACTTCAATGATTTATGGGTATGTTGAAAATGAGTTGATTGCCGAAGCCATCGACTTGTTTGCTGAAATGATGGCTGATGGTGTTATGCCAATAAATTCTACATTCTCTGTTCTTTTCGGTGCCATTGGTTCAGTTGCATATCTTGAACAGGGGCGCCAATTACATGCCATCCAGTTGAAGACCATATATGACTATGATTTGATTCTTGAGAACTCTCTTATATCAATGTATGCAAAATGTGGAGAGATAGAGGATGCATATAGGATATTCTCTAGCATGTACTACCGGGACAAAATTTCTTGGAACATAATGATTATGGGCTTTGGAGATCATGGGAGGGCTAGTGAGGCTTTAAAGGAGTATGAAATCATGCATGAATATGGTATTAACCCAGATGGTGTTACTTTTCTAGGTGTCTTGACAGCATGTGCTCATGCTGGTCTTGTTGATAAAGGGTTGGAGTTATTTCGTGCCATGGTTGATGTTCATGGAATACAACCTGGTCTTGAGCATTGCATTAGTATGATCAATCTTCTGGGACGAGCAGGAAAGGTTAAGGATGCAGAGGAGTTTGTCTTGGGGCTTCCTATAGAACCAAATTATGCCATTTGGGGGGCATTGCTTGCGGTTTGCGGTTTGGGTAAAACAGATGTGGATGTTGCTAGGCATGCTGCAAAGCGACTGCTTGAGTTGGATCCTCTAAATATCCCAGGCCATGTTGCTCTCTGTAATGTATATGCTGCAAAAGCTTGCCACATTGAGGGGGCAAGTTTGAGAAAAGAAATGAGGTTGAAAGGCATGAGGAAGAGACCTGGGTGTAGTTGGATTTTAGTGAAGGGTAGAGTTCATGTTTTCTCATCGGGAGATAGACTGGAACAACAAGGAGATACGAGTGTGTTTTAG